The following coding sequences lie in one Psychrobacter arenosus genomic window:
- a CDS encoding flavodoxin family protein → MKTVLIITHAPSENTAKLANAASKGAGHPDIDVKVICKRPQDTEPEDVLQADGILLGTTENLSYMAGLTKDFFDRCYYPVLEEKQGLPIAVYIRAGFDGMGTRRALETIFTGLRWQLVQPIMVLKGNWQDEFIDEVETLAMTLAAGVEAGMY, encoded by the coding sequence ATGAAAACGGTGCTCATCATTACTCATGCCCCTTCAGAGAATACAGCAAAGTTAGCCAATGCTGCTAGCAAGGGCGCTGGGCATCCTGATATTGACGTCAAGGTCATTTGCAAGCGGCCACAGGACACTGAGCCTGAGGACGTGTTACAAGCCGACGGCATCCTATTAGGCACCACTGAAAACCTTAGCTATATGGCCGGACTGACCAAGGATTTTTTTGACCGTTGTTACTATCCGGTTTTAGAAGAGAAGCAAGGTCTGCCTATAGCTGTCTATATTCGTGCAGGTTTTGATGGTATGGGCACCCGGCGAGCGCTTGAAACTATTTTTACTGGGCTACGTTGGCAATTGGTACAACCTATCATGGTGCTCAAAGGCAATTGGCAAGATGAGTTTATTGACGAGGTGGAAACGCTAGCGATGACTTTGGCGGCAGGGGTAGAAGCAGGTATGTATTAA
- a CDS encoding OsmC family protein, whose product MTTAKVTYQGDLRTQSIHLQSNNQIITDAPTDNHGKGEAFSPTDLLASSLASCMLTIMGIKADSMDLDISGTTAEVTKVMAAEPRRVSEVHIEIQFQQAFDERTQKVLEQAALNCPVAKSVHPDIQQVVNFHYAEQ is encoded by the coding sequence ATGACCACAGCTAAAGTCACTTATCAGGGCGATTTGCGCACGCAATCTATCCATCTGCAATCTAACAATCAGATTATTACTGATGCCCCGACAGACAATCACGGTAAAGGGGAGGCGTTTTCACCGACGGATTTACTCGCCAGTAGTTTGGCAAGTTGTATGTTGACGATTATGGGGATTAAAGCAGATAGCATGGATTTGGATATTAGCGGCACTACTGCTGAGGTGACCAAAGTTATGGCCGCTGAGCCGCGCCGAGTTAGTGAAGTGCATATAGAGATTCAATTTCAGCAAGCCTTTGATGAGCGTACACAAAAGGTACTCGAGCAAGCCGCGCTAAATTGTCCTGTTGCCAAAAGTGTCCATCCTGATATTCAGCAAGTCGTAAACTTTCACTATGCTGAGCAGTAA
- a CDS encoding FAD-dependent oxidoreductase codes for MSTIRFQLQDIPDGGMTSFHQDEQIILVTRDGDQVTAMQGKCPHAGADLGEGLRCDNRIICPWHHATFDAQSGELLEPLAMNGLERYEIEEDAANPDNKIIHFDKPIKFKDPDSQQQDSHTLIVGGGGAGFMAATHLRAQGYAGKITMISADDHAPYNRPLLSKMYLAGNIDEDKLLLGGGSWAEKNSVDLQINTKANEINPETKQVTLDNGEQLSADYLIVATGAAPQRPPIDGVDLEGVYVMHSFSDAKAIAEAVDNKNVVIIGTGFIGMEAAASLTQRGTTASITVIGMSDSVMDNIISPQVGAGLQQLHESNGVVFQMGAAVSEITSQAGKVSGVTLKSGKTIDADVVIMGTGVKPRVEVIETAKKDPKDGVNVSANLLLEQGAYALGDIANAQSVLGKLRIEHWRVALQHGMIAAENILKQGNDAIEVRPFDERVPFFWTQQFGKSLRYIGHAETTEHAILRGNPNELNYVEFYFNDDSDNAKVVAASGLAHDKDIIAIGELIRLGHSPSRAQIRDGLDVVQHLQDIA; via the coding sequence ATGTCTACAATTAGATTCCAATTACAAGATATCCCCGATGGCGGGATGACCTCTTTTCATCAAGACGAGCAAATTATTCTTGTCACCCGCGACGGCGATCAAGTCACTGCTATGCAAGGCAAATGCCCTCATGCAGGAGCAGATTTAGGAGAGGGGCTGCGCTGTGACAATCGCATTATTTGCCCTTGGCATCATGCTACTTTTGATGCACAAAGTGGTGAGTTACTTGAGCCTTTAGCCATGAATGGGCTAGAACGTTACGAAATTGAAGAGGATGCGGCGAACCCTGACAATAAAATCATTCACTTTGATAAACCTATTAAATTTAAAGACCCTGACTCGCAGCAACAAGACAGTCACACCTTAATCGTTGGCGGTGGTGGCGCAGGCTTTATGGCAGCTACCCATTTACGCGCCCAAGGCTATGCCGGTAAGATTACGATGATTAGCGCGGATGATCACGCTCCTTATAACCGTCCCCTACTTTCAAAAATGTATTTAGCTGGCAATATTGACGAAGATAAATTACTCCTCGGTGGCGGCTCATGGGCCGAGAAGAATTCGGTAGACCTGCAGATAAATACTAAGGCGAATGAGATTAATCCTGAGACTAAGCAAGTAACTTTGGATAATGGCGAGCAGCTCAGTGCAGACTATTTGATTGTCGCTACCGGTGCAGCTCCACAACGGCCACCAATTGACGGTGTCGACCTAGAAGGCGTCTATGTAATGCACTCTTTTAGCGATGCTAAAGCTATTGCTGAAGCGGTTGATAATAAGAATGTTGTGATTATAGGTACCGGCTTTATCGGTATGGAAGCGGCCGCCAGTTTGACGCAGCGCGGCACCACAGCCTCTATTACGGTCATAGGTATGAGTGATAGTGTCATGGACAATATCATTTCACCGCAAGTTGGAGCTGGCTTACAACAGTTGCATGAGTCTAATGGCGTAGTCTTCCAAATGGGCGCTGCGGTTAGTGAGATTACTAGTCAGGCAGGTAAAGTATCAGGCGTTACCTTAAAGTCTGGCAAGACGATTGACGCTGATGTCGTAATAATGGGTACAGGGGTTAAACCTAGAGTAGAAGTGATTGAGACCGCCAAGAAAGATCCGAAAGACGGGGTTAATGTCTCGGCAAATCTACTGCTAGAGCAAGGCGCTTATGCTTTAGGAGATATTGCTAATGCACAAAGTGTGTTAGGTAAACTGCGTATCGAACATTGGCGTGTGGCGTTGCAACATGGCATGATCGCTGCGGAAAATATCCTTAAGCAAGGTAATGATGCTATCGAGGTCAGACCTTTTGATGAGCGCGTGCCGTTTTTCTGGACCCAACAGTTTGGCAAGAGCTTACGCTATATTGGTCATGCTGAGACTACAGAACATGCCATACTTCGCGGCAATCCAAACGAGCTTAATTACGTAGAGTTTTACTTTAACGATGATAGTGATAATGCAAAAGTGGTGGCTGCTAGTGGTTTAGCGCATGATAAAGATATCATTGCTATTGGTGAGCTGATTCGCTTAGGTCATTCGCCGTCTCGCGCGCAGATTAGGGATGGCTTGGATGTGGTGCAGCACTTACAGGATATTGCTTAG
- the cyoC gene encoding cytochrome o ubiquinol oxidase subunit III, protein MSGTETMHKHKVNSNLPDDNGEQLLPSDDYNKGNIDYFNHSDPDHADHVDGSSNKVLGFFVYLMTDLVLFATFFAAYSVLNVGVADGPGPKDIFDLKFVLIETFLLLISSITFGFAMLGAFDKNLPKLRMWLIITALFGMGFVGMEIYEFHHLIVEGFGPDRSAFLSSFFSLVGLHGMHVTAGILWLFFLLYQIGKFGLSERMMTRLRCLSLFWHFLDIVWICVFSLVYLTGVSL, encoded by the coding sequence ATGAGTGGTACCGAAACTATGCATAAGCATAAAGTAAATAGTAACTTGCCTGATGATAATGGCGAACAGCTGTTGCCGTCAGATGATTACAACAAAGGCAATATCGACTACTTTAACCACAGTGATCCTGACCATGCCGATCATGTGGATGGCTCATCAAATAAAGTACTGGGTTTCTTTGTTTACTTAATGACCGATTTGGTGTTATTCGCCACTTTCTTTGCCGCTTATTCGGTATTGAATGTGGGCGTTGCCGACGGCCCAGGACCCAAAGACATCTTTGATCTTAAGTTTGTCTTGATTGAGACCTTCTTACTATTGATTAGTAGTATTACCTTTGGCTTTGCCATGTTGGGCGCGTTTGACAAAAACCTGCCTAAGCTACGCATGTGGTTGATTATCACTGCCTTATTCGGCATGGGCTTTGTGGGGATGGAGATTTACGAGTTCCATCACCTCATTGTGGAAGGCTTTGGACCAGACCGCAGTGCTTTCTTATCGTCATTCTTTAGTCTAGTCGGCCTACACGGTATGCACGTTACCGCGGGTATTTTATGGCTATTCTTCTTGCTTTATCAGATTGGTAAATTCGGTCTGTCTGAGCGGATGATGACTCGTTTAAGATGCCTAAGCTTATTCTGGCATTTCTTAGATATCGTCTGGATTTGCGTCTTTTCACTCGTCTATCTTACAGGGGTGTCGCTATGA
- the cyoD gene encoding cytochrome o ubiquinol oxidase subunit IV — MTDKDLHHAEHAAAHGDVSHGQSSHGSRNSYIVGFILSAVLTVIPFWLVMSQTMTGFSAVWVIAGFAAAQVAVQVYFFLHVDFSPEQRNTLYSFLFTLFVVAIVMVGSLWIMHNANENMMPGMNMGGDSDKNMPMKMPMNPDGTPRLDRELEGFEDQLNLPPMDQSMDHGSMNHDSMNPDSMNEGSMDHAAMPSEQATTEADNAAVAGSQ; from the coding sequence ATGACCGATAAAGACTTACATCACGCCGAGCATGCAGCGGCCCATGGTGACGTGAGCCATGGTCAAAGCAGCCACGGCAGTCGTAATAGCTATATTGTTGGTTTTATCCTCTCAGCTGTCCTGACCGTTATTCCTTTCTGGCTCGTTATGAGTCAGACCATGACGGGCTTTTCCGCAGTTTGGGTGATAGCCGGTTTTGCGGCCGCCCAGGTTGCGGTACAGGTTTACTTCTTCTTGCATGTGGACTTTAGCCCTGAGCAGCGCAATACGCTCTACAGTTTTTTGTTCACGTTATTCGTGGTGGCTATTGTCATGGTGGGCTCGTTATGGATTATGCATAACGCCAATGAAAACATGATGCCAGGTATGAATATGGGCGGTGATTCAGATAAAAACATGCCTATGAAAATGCCGATGAATCCAGATGGCACCCCGCGCTTAGACCGTGAGCTTGAAGGGTTTGAGGATCAGCTAAACTTGCCACCTATGGATCAGTCCATGGACCACGGCTCGATGAACCATGACTCTATGAACCCTGATTCTATGAATGAAGGGTCTATGGACCATGCCGCCATGCCAAGTGAACAAGCGACTACTGAAGCGGATAATGCAGCAGTAGCAGGCAGTCAGTAA
- the cyoE gene encoding heme o synthase, translating to MNKLAQLKLDVAKQPLVQVIKPGIVFGNAITVLGGYFLAAKGHPDWLVLFQVLIGTMAVIASGCVINNIIDRDIDSKMQRTCDRVLVTGQLSIVNAFLYAAALLAVGVLCLAATTPLALYSALFGYAVYVGLYSLYFKRQSVWGTFIGSFSGAIPPVIGYAALTPSIDAVYWVLFAMFAIWQMPHAYAIAVFREKDYSAADIPVLPVKYSFRTTQWHITISIALFVIVGSLLTAFKATGYAYLAVHLALSGYWLWISMKPIKVDSEQDQIAQQVKWAYKVFGLSIVIMMALCFMMGVNYI from the coding sequence ATGAATAAACTCGCACAATTAAAACTCGATGTGGCTAAGCAACCCTTGGTTCAGGTGATTAAGCCTGGTATCGTCTTTGGCAATGCCATCACGGTTTTGGGCGGTTATTTTTTAGCTGCCAAAGGTCATCCCGATTGGCTGGTATTATTCCAAGTCTTAATTGGGACGATGGCGGTCATTGCTTCGGGCTGCGTGATTAATAACATCATCGACCGCGATATCGATTCAAAGATGCAGCGCACTTGTGATCGGGTTTTGGTCACCGGCCAGCTGTCGATTGTAAATGCCTTTTTATATGCAGCCGCTTTATTGGCGGTCGGGGTATTATGCCTTGCTGCCACGACTCCGCTGGCATTGTATTCGGCACTATTTGGTTATGCCGTTTACGTTGGGCTATACAGTCTGTATTTTAAACGCCAGTCGGTTTGGGGTACGTTTATCGGTAGTTTTTCAGGGGCTATTCCGCCTGTGATTGGCTACGCGGCGCTTACCCCTTCGATTGATGCGGTGTATTGGGTGTTATTCGCGATGTTTGCGATTTGGCAGATGCCACACGCTTATGCGATTGCGGTATTCCGCGAAAAAGACTATAGCGCAGCTGATATTCCAGTGTTGCCTGTGAAGTATTCTTTTCGCACCACCCAATGGCACATCACCATTAGCATTGCGCTATTTGTCATCGTGGGCAGTCTGCTGACAGCATTCAAAGCTACCGGTTATGCTTATCTGGCCGTACATTTAGCGTTATCAGGCTACTGGTTATGGATTTCGATGAAGCCTATTAAGGTGGATAGTGAGCAAGACCAAATAGCTCAGCAAGTGAAATGGGCCTATAAAGTCTTTGGTCTCTCTATCGTCATCATGATGGCTTTATGCTTCATGATGGGCGTGAACTATATCTAG
- a CDS encoding DUF938 domain-containing protein, translating into MSNLSNSGIQAQPALPYSQACENNKAPILEKLRGHFAEATQVLEIGSGTGQHAVYFAEHLPHLQWQTSDVLANHDFINAWLSAYPATNLQRPITLDLQQPIALSQQYDAVFTANTIHIIAWELVEAMFALVANILPKNGKFAVYGPFKYEGKFTSASNEQFDNSLRQRDNHSGIRDIEAIMILANSQQLSLVCDQAMPANNRLLTFVKS; encoded by the coding sequence ATGAGCAATTTAAGCAATAGCGGTATTCAGGCACAGCCGGCACTGCCTTATTCACAGGCTTGTGAAAATAATAAAGCCCCTATTTTAGAAAAATTGCGCGGCCATTTTGCTGAGGCCACCCAAGTGTTAGAGATAGGCTCAGGGACGGGTCAGCATGCTGTTTATTTCGCAGAGCACCTGCCGCATTTGCAATGGCAGACCAGTGATGTGCTAGCCAATCATGACTTTATTAATGCTTGGCTCAGTGCTTATCCTGCTACGAATCTACAGCGTCCTATCACTCTAGATTTGCAGCAACCTATTGCGCTATCTCAGCAATATGATGCCGTATTTACCGCCAATACTATACATATTATCGCTTGGGAATTGGTCGAAGCTATGTTTGCCTTAGTCGCTAACATCCTGCCTAAAAACGGTAAATTTGCTGTCTACGGGCCCTTTAAATATGAGGGGAAATTCACTAGTGCTAGTAATGAGCAGTTTGATAACAGCTTACGTCAGCGTGATAATCATAGTGGTATTCGCGATATAGAAGCCATTATGATACTGGCCAATTCCCAACAGTTATCCCTTGTATGTGACCAAGCTATGCCCGCCAATAACCGCTTACTTACCTTTGTCAAAAGTTAA
- the pssA gene encoding CDP-diacylglycerol--serine O-phosphatidyltransferase codes for MLADLDDYDGLTFEVIEAEVADGTPVVSRGVYLVPNLITTMSLLSGFFSILASTQGHFYKASLAIFLSAILDGADGRVARMLNAQSPFGEQYDSLADMLAFGVAPAILIYSFALMPLGRVGIACAFIFTACAAFRLARFNVQIGVVDKKYFVGLASPLAAILVTSAVMVAVDHNQWIGKYDFYITMLCAVWVVVSGLLMVSNIKYYSFKEFDKKKVPFVALIAGVLVMGIVLYDIPVGILAIGIIYALSGIVSTLKSKVKT; via the coding sequence ATGTTGGCAGATTTGGATGATTATGACGGGCTTACCTTTGAAGTCATCGAAGCAGAAGTGGCTGATGGCACGCCAGTAGTCAGCCGCGGGGTTTATCTTGTGCCCAACCTGATTACCACTATGTCGTTGTTATCGGGGTTTTTCTCTATCTTGGCAAGTACACAGGGACATTTTTATAAAGCCTCCTTGGCAATCTTTTTATCCGCTATCTTAGATGGGGCAGATGGGCGCGTAGCTCGGATGCTCAATGCGCAAAGTCCGTTTGGTGAGCAATATGATTCGTTAGCCGATATGCTAGCCTTTGGTGTTGCCCCTGCGATATTGATCTATAGCTTCGCTCTTATGCCTTTAGGGCGAGTGGGGATTGCTTGCGCCTTTATCTTTACCGCGTGTGCGGCTTTCCGTTTGGCACGCTTTAACGTCCAAATCGGTGTCGTCGACAAGAAATACTTTGTTGGTTTAGCCAGTCCACTAGCGGCTATCTTAGTGACTAGCGCCGTAATGGTTGCGGTTGATCATAACCAATGGATCGGCAAATACGATTTCTATATCACTATGTTATGTGCAGTGTGGGTCGTAGTCTCTGGCTTACTGATGGTCAGCAATATCAAATACTATAGCTTTAAAGAGTTTGATAAAAAGAAAGTGCCTTTCGTAGCGCTTATAGCTGGTGTCTTGGTTATGGGTATCGTCTTATATGATATCCCTGTAGGCATCCTAGCGATTGGGATTATCTATGCGCTTTCGGGTATCGTCTCTACCTTGAAGTCTAAAGTTAAAACCTAG
- a CDS encoding 23S rRNA (adenine(2030)-N(6))-methyltransferase RlmJ translates to MNYKHAYHAGNFADVVKHLLLIQLLNQLSQKGKPFYALDAYGGRGLYSLTSEEARKTQEAKGGVKAIMAADVSSAPDAVKQYVDELKVARNTYDKNVYPGSPWWIAHHIEMNPNAGIRAEAFEAKATEYDALNYQLYQLPIGIHHRNAFEGIRGVIPPAERRGLILLDPPFEQEHKDFSVLVDLLAASYDKWPQGVYALWYPLKNIDAVELFHKKMKRTGIKRQLVCELNIFPNDVAVGLNGTGMLIINPPWQFDTKAREILRFIQPLLKSAEAPEMTPDSATNVRWLVGE, encoded by the coding sequence ATGAATTACAAACACGCCTATCACGCTGGCAATTTTGCCGACGTTGTCAAACATTTATTACTTATCCAATTGCTAAATCAGCTGAGCCAAAAAGGCAAGCCGTTTTATGCCCTCGACGCTTACGGCGGTCGTGGCCTCTATTCGCTAACCAGTGAAGAGGCGCGCAAGACCCAAGAAGCTAAAGGTGGGGTAAAAGCTATCATGGCCGCTGATGTTAGTAGCGCGCCGGATGCTGTAAAGCAATACGTTGATGAGCTTAAAGTAGCTCGCAACACCTATGACAAAAACGTCTATCCAGGCTCGCCTTGGTGGATTGCCCATCACATCGAGATGAATCCAAATGCAGGGATTCGTGCTGAAGCTTTTGAAGCCAAAGCCACGGAATATGACGCGCTTAATTATCAGCTTTATCAGCTGCCTATTGGTATTCATCATCGCAATGCTTTTGAAGGCATTCGTGGTGTTATTCCACCAGCAGAGCGTCGCGGTCTGATTCTATTAGACCCGCCTTTTGAGCAAGAGCATAAAGACTTTAGCGTCCTAGTTGACTTGCTAGCTGCCAGCTATGATAAATGGCCACAAGGGGTTTATGCGCTTTGGTATCCGCTAAAGAATATCGATGCTGTTGAGCTGTTTCATAAAAAGATGAAACGGACTGGAATTAAGCGTCAGCTCGTTTGCGAATTAAATATTTTCCCAAATGATGTCGCAGTGGGCCTAAACGGGACCGGCATGCTGATTATTAATCCGCCTTGGCAATTTGACACTAAAGCTCGTGAAATCTTACGCTTTATTCAGCCTTTATTAAAATCGGCAGAGGCGCCAGAGATGACGCCGGACAGCGCTACCAATGTTCGTTGGTTAGTAGGAGAGTAA
- the cyoB gene encoding cytochrome o ubiquinol oxidase subunit I: MEAIFGKLSLEAIPYHEPIIMGAAGFMALVGLAALFFITKNKWWGTLWHDWLTSVDHKKIGIMYIVVAIVMLLRGFSDAIMMRTHQMMANAPGEGYLPPHHYDQIFTAHGVIMIFFVAMPLVVGLMNAVVPLQIGARDVAFPFLNSLSFWLFVTGALLVNVSLVIGDFAATGWLAYPPLSELAYSPTAGVDYYIWALQLSGLGTLLTGVNFLVTILKMRAPGMKLMHMPIFTWSALCTNILIVAAFPVLTATLIMLTLDRYLGMHFFTNDAGGNVMMYINLIWIWGHPEVYILVLPAFGIFSEVISTFSQKKLFGYVSMVYALMVIAFLSFVVWLHHFFTMGSGANVNAFFGITTMIIAIPTGVKVFNWLFTMYRGKIVFGSPILWTVGFIITFTVGGMTGVMLAVPGIDFVLHNSLFLIAHFHNTIIGGAVFGYFAGITFWWPKMFGYRLDEKWGKRAFWGWFIGFFTAFTPLYVLGFFGMTRRTNHYANDVWQFWLIVAAIGAFIILFGIVSQLIMFYVSYRDRERLADVSGDPWNGRTLEWSTPSPAPFYNFAQMPVINDLDALAHLKESGWTSEKAPNYYSPIHMPKNTDSGFLIGVISFAFGFGFIWHMWWLVVLSFLAMIFCMLREANKRDIDYIVPVHEIEAIENAYYERLRTVRAGDGL, encoded by the coding sequence ATGGAAGCAATATTTGGTAAATTGTCGCTTGAAGCGATTCCATACCATGAGCCCATTATTATGGGCGCTGCTGGCTTTATGGCATTGGTCGGCCTAGCAGCTCTATTTTTTATCACCAAAAACAAATGGTGGGGCACGCTCTGGCATGATTGGCTGACCTCAGTCGATCATAAAAAGATCGGTATTATGTATATCGTCGTGGCTATCGTCATGCTCCTGCGTGGCTTCAGTGACGCCATTATGATGCGTACCCACCAGATGATGGCCAACGCGCCAGGCGAGGGGTATCTACCGCCACATCACTACGACCAAATCTTTACTGCGCATGGCGTGATTATGATTTTCTTCGTCGCCATGCCGCTAGTGGTAGGGTTGATGAATGCCGTAGTGCCGTTGCAAATTGGTGCGCGCGATGTGGCTTTCCCTTTCCTAAACTCCCTATCGTTTTGGTTGTTCGTGACCGGTGCATTACTGGTCAACGTCTCCCTAGTGATTGGTGACTTTGCGGCGACAGGTTGGTTGGCGTATCCACCGCTATCAGAGTTGGCGTACAGTCCGACAGCGGGGGTCGATTACTATATCTGGGCCTTACAGCTCTCGGGACTGGGGACGCTGCTGACCGGGGTGAATTTCTTGGTGACCATCTTAAAGATGCGCGCCCCCGGCATGAAGCTCATGCACATGCCGATTTTCACTTGGTCAGCTCTTTGTACTAACATCTTGATCGTTGCCGCTTTCCCAGTATTGACCGCTACGCTCATCATGTTGACGCTTGATCGCTATCTTGGCATGCATTTCTTTACCAATGATGCCGGCGGTAACGTCATGATGTATATCAACTTGATTTGGATTTGGGGTCACCCAGAAGTCTATATCTTGGTGCTGCCAGCGTTTGGTATTTTCTCAGAAGTTATCTCTACTTTCTCGCAAAAGAAACTGTTCGGCTACGTCAGTATGGTCTATGCCTTAATGGTCATTGCCTTCTTAAGCTTCGTCGTATGGTTGCATCACTTCTTCACCATGGGTTCTGGCGCCAACGTGAATGCCTTCTTTGGTATCACCACGATGATTATCGCGATTCCTACGGGGGTCAAAGTATTCAACTGGCTGTTCACCATGTACCGCGGCAAGATTGTTTTTGGGTCGCCTATCCTATGGACCGTCGGCTTTATCATTACCTTCACTGTTGGTGGTATGACTGGGGTTATGCTAGCGGTACCGGGCATCGACTTTGTTCTTCATAACAGTCTGTTCTTAATTGCGCATTTCCATAACACTATTATTGGTGGTGCGGTCTTCGGTTACTTCGCTGGTATTACTTTTTGGTGGCCAAAAATGTTTGGCTATCGTTTGGACGAGAAGTGGGGCAAACGCGCCTTTTGGGGTTGGTTTATTGGCTTCTTCACTGCCTTTACACCGCTATACGTGCTCGGCTTCTTTGGTATGACCCGTCGTACCAACCATTATGCCAATGATGTTTGGCAGTTCTGGCTCATCGTCGCAGCTATCGGTGCCTTTATCATCTTATTCGGTATTGTCAGCCAGTTAATCATGTTCTACGTGAGCTATCGTGATCGTGAGCGTTTGGCCGATGTCAGTGGTGATCCTTGGAATGGCCGTACTTTAGAGTGGAGCACACCATCACCTGCACCGTTCTATAACTTTGCGCAGATGCCGGTGATTAATGATTTAGATGCTTTAGCTCATTTGAAAGAAAGCGGCTGGACCTCAGAGAAAGCACCAAACTACTACAGCCCCATTCATATGCCTAAGAATACCGATTCTGGATTCCTAATCGGGGTTATTAGCTTTGCCTTTGGCTTTGGCTTTATCTGGCACATGTGGTGGTTGGTCGTCTTATCGTTCTTAGCGATGATTTTCTGCATGCTTCGCGAAGCTAACAAACGCGATATCGATTACATCGTCCCTGTACATGAAATCGAAGCAATCGAAAACGCTTACTACGAACGTCTTCGTACGGTCCGCGCAGGAGATGGATTATGA
- the cyoA gene encoding ubiquinol oxidase subunit II, with protein MTFLKLPTWLKASLTVLMSSLLLTACEKGVLHPQGAVGMQNKELIIVTTGLMLIVVIPVIIMAVWFTYRYREDRPDADKDFDPQWSHNTLIEIGMWTIPIIIIAILAVITWRSTHALDPYKPLDLAGDKPPLEIDVVAQNWKWLFIYPEQDIAVVNEIYIPVDREVKFNITSDTVMNSFFIPRLGSQIYAMASMVTQLHLVANEEGVYNGLSSNYSGPGFSDMKFLAHAVDDQSFDNWVTKVKAGDHKVLDVPTYQELSKPSENHPITYFKATQPGIFDHIVHQYEAKTAGQNQFVPADSVNQRDDEAAVPKQLESDAKQDSETEINPAAPSNDNDAQEDDAHE; from the coding sequence ATGACGTTTCTCAAATTACCTACTTGGCTAAAAGCCAGCCTGACGGTGTTGATGAGCAGCTTGCTACTGACTGCCTGCGAAAAAGGGGTATTGCATCCTCAAGGCGCCGTCGGTATGCAAAACAAAGAGCTGATCATTGTTACCACCGGATTGATGCTGATTGTGGTCATTCCCGTCATCATCATGGCGGTCTGGTTTACTTATCGCTATCGCGAAGATCGCCCCGATGCTGATAAAGACTTTGACCCACAATGGTCGCACAACACCCTGATTGAGATTGGGATGTGGACTATTCCTATCATTATTATCGCCATCTTAGCGGTCATTACGTGGCGCTCGACCCACGCGCTTGATCCCTATAAGCCGCTAGATCTTGCGGGTGATAAACCTCCGTTAGAGATCGACGTGGTGGCGCAGAACTGGAAATGGTTGTTTATTTACCCCGAGCAAGATATTGCTGTGGTCAATGAAATCTATATTCCGGTGGATCGTGAGGTGAAATTTAATATCACCTCCGATACCGTCATGAACTCTTTCTTTATCCCCCGTCTTGGCAGTCAGATTTATGCTATGGCGAGCATGGTGACCCAGCTGCATTTGGTCGCTAATGAAGAGGGCGTTTATAACGGACTCTCGTCTAACTATAGTGGCCCTGGCTTCTCTGACATGAAGTTTTTAGCTCACGCAGTCGATGACCAGTCATTTGACAATTGGGTGACTAAAGTCAAAGCAGGGGACCATAAAGTCCTAGACGTACCGACTTATCAAGAGCTCTCTAAGCCTTCAGAGAACCATCCGATTACCTACTTCAAAGCCACTCAGCCTGGCATCTTTGATCATATTGTTCACCAATATGAGGCCAAAACCGCAGGACAAAATCAATTTGTCCCAGCCGATTCCGTCAATCAACGTGATGATGAAGCGGCTGTGCCTAAACAGCTAGAGTCTGATGCAAAACAGGATAGCGAAACGGAAATTAATCCGGCAGCGCCATCGAATGATAACGATGCGCAAGAAGATGACGCTCACGAATAA